One Blastocatellia bacterium genomic window carries:
- a CDS encoding PIG-L family deacetylase, protein MPRRSASLRACCGFLLLFLFGAALRAGWGTPQPISTWEADESWTEVVPKPSVDSGLPGLVQALRKLRTTARLLHVTAHPDDEDGAMLTLVARGLGAEVMLLTLTRGEGGQNKIGPELLDALGLVRTLELLAADAHYGVRQRFTRVADFGFSKTAEETLRKWDGGEPALADLVRVIRSFRPDVVVARFHGAPRDGHGNHQVAGILAREAFEVAGDPTRFPEHIREGLSPWSPKKLYVSVRADEAHTVRLNTGAYDPALGQSYAQLAMKGLSLQLTQGVGGVIVPPGDRYVHYRLIASRVPTAEREEHFFDGLDTSLPGLAARLGAEERALPFLRSMLREVDQHLAEAQMALSLEHPERAARPLLRGLAVLTDLIARIERAPLSPAMREDLLLHLRTKRMQLSHAINLALGLVMEARVDASATTGDRGDEPMGFARSREPFVAVSPGQTFTVTARLWNRGRAAVIAEDLACEAPKSFTVVTLRRDLKSLGSNESAFLQCRITIPPDLDRIAWTRPYWRREDPHREAILRLDVPDYATLPLPPLPVRVRAHYTLEGMRSEIATVVRARSVDPIYGEEDRPLLIGPPLSVQVHPESVVMRASSPETIPVTVSVRSHVPGEARVTLRLATPSGWRVEPAAQSLSFSRQGETQNVTFQITPGNVREGHYDVTAIAEYQGRSYTEGYTLVGRREIGWFPFFQPARVRIHVVDVVVPSTGLRVGYIMGAGDEIPRVLAQLGLTVEVLAPGQLAREDLSRFQVIVLGIRAYDVREDVREHNRRLLDFVERGGTLLVQYNQDIAIFNGGNFTPYPATLGRGRVSVEDAPVEILLPEDRLFHWPNRITERDFQGWVQERGLYFMERWDERFTPLLASHDPGEPPLQGGLLRARYGRGTYLFTGYAFFRQLPAGVPGAIRLFVNLLYAGREGR, encoded by the coding sequence ATGCCACGACGATCTGCGAGTCTCCGCGCGTGCTGCGGTTTCCTTCTCCTCTTCCTGTTCGGAGCGGCTCTGCGCGCAGGGTGGGGAACCCCACAGCCGATTTCGACCTGGGAAGCTGATGAGTCGTGGACCGAGGTTGTCCCCAAGCCCAGTGTGGATTCCGGGCTGCCGGGACTGGTGCAGGCGCTGCGGAAGTTGCGCACGACGGCGCGACTGCTGCATGTGACGGCGCATCCGGATGACGAGGATGGCGCGATGCTGACGCTGGTCGCACGGGGCTTGGGCGCTGAAGTGATGCTGCTGACGCTCACGCGCGGCGAAGGGGGACAGAACAAGATAGGGCCGGAGTTACTGGATGCGCTCGGTCTCGTGCGCACCCTCGAGTTGCTCGCGGCCGATGCCCACTATGGCGTCCGGCAGCGTTTCACGCGCGTGGCCGATTTCGGTTTCTCCAAAACGGCGGAGGAGACGCTTCGGAAATGGGATGGAGGTGAGCCGGCCCTCGCCGATCTGGTGCGCGTGATCCGCAGCTTTCGTCCTGATGTCGTGGTGGCGCGCTTCCACGGAGCCCCCCGCGATGGACACGGAAACCATCAAGTGGCGGGGATCCTCGCGCGCGAAGCGTTTGAGGTCGCAGGCGACCCCACACGCTTCCCGGAGCATATTCGAGAAGGATTGTCGCCGTGGTCGCCGAAGAAGCTCTACGTCAGCGTGCGCGCCGATGAAGCGCACACTGTGCGTTTGAACACGGGGGCCTATGATCCGGCGCTCGGACAATCCTACGCGCAACTGGCCATGAAGGGCTTGAGCCTTCAGCTCACGCAAGGCGTGGGCGGCGTGATCGTTCCCCCCGGAGATCGGTACGTTCACTATCGGCTCATTGCTTCGCGGGTGCCAACGGCAGAACGGGAAGAGCATTTCTTCGATGGTCTGGACACGAGTCTGCCCGGGTTAGCCGCTCGCCTGGGAGCGGAGGAGCGAGCGCTGCCGTTCCTTCGCTCCATGTTGCGCGAGGTGGATCAACACCTCGCTGAAGCCCAGATGGCGCTGTCCCTCGAACATCCGGAGCGCGCGGCGCGTCCCTTGCTGCGCGGTCTCGCGGTGCTCACCGATCTCATCGCCCGCATCGAACGCGCGCCGTTGTCGCCCGCGATGCGAGAAGATCTCCTGCTCCATTTGCGCACGAAGCGGATGCAGCTCTCGCACGCGATCAATCTGGCGCTCGGTCTGGTCATGGAAGCCCGCGTAGACGCGTCAGCGACGACCGGGGATCGGGGGGACGAGCCGATGGGCTTCGCGCGCTCCCGCGAACCCTTCGTCGCGGTCTCTCCGGGGCAAACGTTCACGGTGACGGCGCGATTGTGGAATCGCGGCCGCGCCGCGGTGATCGCCGAAGACCTCGCGTGCGAGGCTCCGAAGAGCTTCACCGTCGTCACGCTTCGACGCGATCTGAAGTCGCTCGGCTCTAACGAGAGTGCCTTCCTTCAATGCCGCATCACGATCCCTCCGGATCTCGATCGCATTGCTTGGACGCGTCCGTATTGGAGGCGCGAGGATCCGCATCGGGAGGCGATCCTCCGACTCGACGTCCCGGATTATGCCACGCTTCCTTTGCCACCACTGCCCGTGCGCGTTCGCGCGCACTACACCCTCGAAGGAATGCGTAGTGAAATCGCCACCGTCGTCCGCGCCCGCTCCGTGGATCCGATTTACGGCGAGGAGGATCGGCCCCTTTTGATCGGCCCCCCTCTCTCCGTTCAGGTCCATCCGGAATCGGTCGTGATGCGCGCGTCTTCTCCCGAAACGATCCCTGTGACCGTGAGCGTGCGCTCTCACGTGCCCGGCGAAGCCCGCGTCACGCTTCGCTTGGCGACGCCGTCGGGATGGCGCGTCGAGCCTGCTGCGCAATCTTTGAGCTTCTCGCGCCAGGGAGAAACGCAAAATGTCACGTTCCAGATCACGCCCGGGAATGTGCGCGAAGGCCACTACGACGTGACGGCCATCGCCGAGTATCAGGGACGATCGTACACCGAGGGCTATACGCTCGTCGGGCGACGCGAGATCGGGTGGTTCCCCTTCTTCCAACCGGCGCGCGTGCGCATCCACGTCGTGGACGTCGTCGTGCCCTCGACCGGCCTGCGCGTCGGGTACATCATGGGCGCGGGCGATGAGATCCCGCGCGTCCTCGCGCAGCTCGGATTGACCGTCGAAGTCCTCGCTCCGGGACAGCTCGCGCGCGAAGATCTGAGTCGCTTTCAGGTGATCGTGCTGGGCATTCGAGCGTACGATGTGCGAGAAGATGTGCGCGAGCATAATCGACGACTTTTGGATTTCGTCGAGCGCGGAGGGACGTTGCTCGTGCAATACAACCAGGACATCGCGATATTCAACGGCGGGAACTTCACGCCTTATCCAGCGACGCTCGGGCGCGGACGCGTGAGCGTAGAAGACGCTCCGGTCGAGATCCTCCTGCCGGAGGATCGGCTCTTTCACTGGCCGAATCGCATCACCGAACGCGATTTCCAGGGCTGGGTGCAGGAGCGCGGCCTGTACTTCATGGAGCGATGGGATGAACGGTTCACGCCGCTCCTGGCCTCGCACGATCCGGGCGAGCCGCCCCTCCAGGGAGGACTCCTGCGCGCTCGCTACGGACGGGGGACATACCTCTTCACCGGCTATGCGTTCTTCCGCCAACTTCCCGCCGGCGTGCCCGGCGCCATTCGCCTTTTCGTGAACTTGCTTTACGCCGGGCGAGAAGGACGCTGA